In Desulfobotulus pelophilus, the following proteins share a genomic window:
- a CDS encoding KpsF/GutQ family sugar-phosphate isomerase, translating to MIKEIKEVLRTEAQGILDLADRVDSTFENMVEAVFACKGRLVVAGIGKSGLVGRKIVATLISTGTHAIFLHPVEAMHGDLGVVGAGDVFLALSNSGETEELNILLPSIRHMGCPIIALTGNPGSTLGREADIVVNVGVAKEACPLGLAPTTSTTVLLAAGDALAVALIHKRQFKSSDFRRFHPGGALGQRLASRVADLMLTDNLPKVVIETSFSEVLAVMDRISLGAVMVTDGQDRLVGILTDGDVRHLAASGELEKGSLEAVMTINPRCVTPEAPVYDALNTMEEYQITVLPVVNAEGVLMGMLHLHDILGKGAFQFNARP from the coding sequence ATGATAAAAGAGATTAAAGAGGTTCTTAGAACAGAAGCGCAGGGGATTCTCGACCTTGCGGACAGAGTGGACAGCACCTTTGAGAATATGGTGGAAGCGGTTTTTGCCTGCAAAGGCAGGCTTGTGGTGGCTGGAATTGGGAAATCCGGTCTGGTAGGCCGGAAAATTGTTGCCACGCTTATATCCACGGGAACCCATGCTATTTTTCTGCATCCTGTGGAAGCCATGCATGGAGATCTTGGTGTGGTGGGAGCCGGGGATGTTTTTCTGGCTCTTTCCAATTCAGGTGAAACCGAAGAACTGAATATTCTTCTCCCGAGCATACGGCATATGGGCTGTCCCATTATAGCCCTTACGGGGAACCCCGGGTCTACTCTGGGGCGTGAGGCGGATATTGTTGTGAATGTGGGGGTGGCCAAGGAGGCCTGCCCCCTTGGGCTGGCCCCCACCACGTCTACGACGGTTCTCCTCGCTGCAGGAGATGCCCTTGCGGTTGCCCTTATCCATAAAAGACAGTTTAAGTCATCGGATTTCAGACGTTTTCATCCTGGAGGTGCCCTCGGGCAGCGTCTTGCCAGTCGTGTTGCTGACCTGATGCTTACGGATAACCTTCCAAAGGTGGTGATCGAAACATCTTTTTCGGAAGTTTTGGCCGTTATGGACAGAATTTCTTTGGGAGCTGTGATGGTAACGGACGGTCAGGACCGTCTTGTGGGGATTTTGACGGATGGGGATGTACGCCACCTTGCGGCTTCCGGAGAGCTGGAAAAAGGCAGTCTGGAGGCTGTTATGACAATCAACCCGCGCTGCGTGACCCCGGAAGCACCGGTTTACGATGCGTTGAACACCATGGAAGAGTATCAGATTACCGTATTGCCCGTTGTGAATGCGGAGGGTGTGCTGATGGGAATGCTTCATCTGCATGATATTCTGGGCAAGGGAGCCTTTCAATTCAATGCCCGGCCCTGA